The genome window TGCAACAGAATACCCACGCCCAAGTCAAAGCCATCCAGCACCATGCCCGCGGCGATCACCACGAACAGCAGGCCCATGAACGCCAGCGGCATCCAGAAGGAAGGATCATCGGGACTCAGCCCTTGCGAGGCCGCCAACATGGCGATCATGGCGTACCCCCGCCCAGTTTGCGCACGGGCACGACACCGTACCGGGCCGCGTGAAACAGCATGCCGGCAAACGCGGCCAGCAACAACGCATACAACACGCCGTAGCCGAGCAGCCCGTACAGCAAAGTGCTGGAAGCCGTGGGACCCAGCACCTCGGATTGCGTGATGGTGCCGTTCACCGCAAACGGCTGCAGGCCAATGATGGACACCCACCAGCTCGCCACCACGGCGATACCGCCCGAGAACATCATGCTGCACAGCATGCGATGCCACCATTTCGGCAGCGTCGACAAATCCAGCCCGCGCCGGAAGGTGCGCAGGAATGTGATGCACGCCACCACCAGCATCAACAGGCCCAGCCCCACCGCCACACGCAGCGACCAGAAGGTCAGCGCTACCGGCGGCAGCATGCCCGAGTACTTGTCCAGGCCTTGATAGGTGCCGTCCGGATTGCGATGCAGCCACATGCCCCCGGCGTTGCGGAAGGTCAGATCATTCACGTTGGTATGGGCGCGAGCGTCTGGCCAGCCGAAAAGCACCAACTGCGGTTCAGCGCCGCTTTCCCAAAAGCCCGCCGCAGCGGCGGCCTTGGCCGGTTGCAGCTTGGCCATCATCTGGCCAGCGCCAGTTGCGACAGGCACCTGCAGAAAAGCCGCCACCACGGCAATCACCAGCGCGGTCTTGAAGGAATTGCGTTCGCCATCGCCCAGCGGGCGGCGCAGCGCCTGCAAGGCGGTGACGCCCATCATCAGAAACGAAGCGGCCAGAGCCGCGCCAACGGCCACCACGGCCATCCGCCAGCCCACTGACGGGTTCAGCACCACGGCCACCCAGTCATAGACCTGATAGCGCCCATCGACCAGCACGGCGCCGTCCGGGGTCTGCATCCAGGACTGCAAAGCCAGCACCCAGAACACCGCCACCAACTGGCCCACGGCTACCATCAGCACCGCCAGCGTATGCGCGCCGTCGGACACCCGGCGCTGGCCGAACAGCATGACGCCCAGAAAACACGATTTCAGGATGAAGACCGACAGGATGCCGTAGCCCAGCAACGGGCCGGCCACATTGCCGATCTTGTCCATCAGCCCGGACCACAGGCTGCCCAACTGGATCAGGACCGGCACGCTGGCTGCCAGGGTCAGCACGAAAGCCAGCGCAAAGATGCGCACCCAGAAGCGGTAAGCCGCCGTCCAGCCGCTGCGGCCCGACCAGCGCGCGCGTATCTTGAAAAACAGCAGAATCCAGGCAAGCGCCAGGGAAACGGCCAGAAAAAGCGCCAGAAAGCTCAGGCTGGCCACGAACTGCGCACGGGCCAGAGATAGAGTGGAGATATCCATAATGGCCCGTAGTGTAGAGCCAGTTACAAGGCTGTGGGGGCAGTTTGAAACCGGTTGCAGGGGCTCGGAAAAGGCCTCGCCTGCGGAACGTGGCAAAATTGACGCTTTGTCGCCGCTTTTTCCTATTCTTTCAAGAATGACCACCGCCACGACGCCGACCCCAGCCGCATCCAATTTCCTGCTAAACATCGTCCAGGACGACCTTGAAGCCAACCGCTTCCAGGGCAAACGTTGGGCGGGCAAGCCTGGCCCGGCCGCCGTGCAACAGCAGGGGGAGCCGGACCCGGCCCGTATCCGCACCCGCTTCCCGCCGGAACCCAACGGTTACCTGCACATTGGTCACGCCAAGAGCATTTGCGTGAACTTTGGCCTGGCGCGCGATTTCGGCGGTGTCTGTCACCTGCGCTTTGACGACACCAACCCCGAGAAAGAAGA of Achromobacter seleniivolatilans contains these proteins:
- a CDS encoding cytochrome ubiquinol oxidase subunit I, producing MDISTLSLARAQFVASLSFLALFLAVSLALAWILLFFKIRARWSGRSGWTAAYRFWVRIFALAFVLTLAASVPVLIQLGSLWSGLMDKIGNVAGPLLGYGILSVFILKSCFLGVMLFGQRRVSDGAHTLAVLMVAVGQLVAVFWVLALQSWMQTPDGAVLVDGRYQVYDWVAVVLNPSVGWRMAVVAVGAALAASFLMMGVTALQALRRPLGDGERNSFKTALVIAVVAAFLQVPVATGAGQMMAKLQPAKAAAAAGFWESGAEPQLVLFGWPDARAHTNVNDLTFRNAGGMWLHRNPDGTYQGLDKYSGMLPPVALTFWSLRVAVGLGLLMLVVACITFLRTFRRGLDLSTLPKWWHRMLCSMMFSGGIAVVASWWVSIIGLQPFAVNGTITQSEVLGPTASSTLLYGLLGYGVLYALLLAAFAGMLFHAARYGVVPVRKLGGGTP